In Pomacea canaliculata isolate SZHN2017 linkage group LG12, ASM307304v1, whole genome shotgun sequence, a single genomic region encodes these proteins:
- the LOC112577109 gene encoding LOW QUALITY PROTEIN: alanine--tRNA ligase, cytoplasmic-like (The sequence of the model RefSeq protein was modified relative to this genomic sequence to represent the inferred CDS: inserted 1 base in 1 codon), whose protein sequence is MRAVIITCRLQTAAIQGRVGKEDVDGVDMAYRVIXDHARTLTVALADGGRPDNTGRGYVLRRILRRAVRYATRKTQCEARNVASLVDIVIELLGDAFPEVRKDPETVKEIINEEEAQFLKTLSRGHRLLERSINKLGSSTVLPGDIAWRLYDTYGFPVDLTLLMSEEKGLSIDMEAFEKAKLHSLEMSQAGGATVDDQINLDVHAINELQNRGVTPTDDLPKYSYTADIEGNYTFEATKGKVIALRCNKQFVEEVTTGQECGVLLDRTCFYAEQGGQIYDEGFMVKDGEEDVEFKVKNVQVRGGYVLHIGIIEGTLRVGDVMNLSVDEPRRCSIMKNHTGTHILNFALREVLKEADQRGSLVAPDRLRFDFTAKGAMSVKEVQTAEEIVNKITSKNEEVYAKETALSVAKSIQGLRAVFDEVYPDPVRVVSVGIPVEQLESDPMGPGGSLTTVEFCGGTHLRRAGHIGQFYIVSEEAISKGIRRIIAVTGTEAAKAQHRLEVLEKAVAELKEKVEKNSTTRECLDKKLNREIVSLDDEVAQSTICYWKKDAIRAQLKGLKTILDNLDKARKAAVLTEVVEQSKQLIDASPNQKYVVHEFKAGSNAKALDAAMKQYKTLSPSTSAMFFSVDDEAGKILCMAMVPKDVADNGLTAKEWVDKVVGLISGKGGGSNVSAQATGSNIAALSQAMDVATKFAQLKL, encoded by the exons atGAGAGCTGTTATAATAACGTGTAGGCTACAGACTGCCGCAATACAAGGTCGAGTGGGAAAGGAGGATGTGGACGGCGTTGACATGGCTTACAGAGTGA GTGATCATGCCAGGACTTTGACTGTAGCATTAGCAGATGGAGGCCGCCCAGATAACACTGGCAGAGG GTATGTGCTGAGAAGAATTCTTCGTCGTGCAGTCCGGTATGCTACGAGAAAAACTCAGTGCGAAGCCAGGAATGTTGCATCTCTTGTGGACATTGTTATTGAACTCCTG GGTGATGCATTCCCAGAAGTCAGAAAAGATCCTGAAACG GTTAAAGAGATCATCAACGAGGAGGAGGCACAGTTTTTGAAGACACTCTCACGAGGCCATAGGTTGCTGGAACGCAGCATAAACAAACTTGGAAGCTCAACTGTTCTTCCAG GTGATATAGCGTGGCGCTTGTATGACACTTATGGCTTTCCTGTTGATCTGACACTTCTAATGTCTGAAGAAAAGGGGCTGAGCATTGACATGGAGGCATTTGAAAAGGCCAAGCTTCACTCTCTG GAAATGTCACAGGCAGGGGGAGCCACTGTGGATGATCAGATCAACCTGGATGTCCATGCAATCAATGAACTGCAAAACCGTGGAGTGACACCCACAGATGACTTGCCAAAATATAGTTACACTGCAGACATTGAAGGAAATTACA CATTTGAGGCTACCAAAGGCAAAGTGATCGCTTTGAGATGCAACAAGCAGTTTGTGGAGGAAGTGACCACAGGACAGGAATGTGGAGTGCTGCTCGACCGAACATGCTTCTATGCAGAGCAGGGAGGGCAGATCTACGATGAGGGCTTCATGGTCAAAGATGGAGAAGAG GATGTGGAGTTCAAGGTCAAGAATGTTCAGGTGCGAGGAGGCTATGTCTTGCACATTGGCATAATTGAGGGCACACTCCGAGTTGGGGATGTCATGAACCTTTCTGTTGATGAA CCCAGAAGATGTTCCATCATGAAGAACCACACAGGCACTCATATTCTGAACTTTGCCCTGAGGGAGGTGTTAAAAGAAGCAGACCAGAGGGGCTCTCTCGTTGCGCCTGACCGCCTGCGATTTGACTTCACAGCAAAG GGAGCCATGTCAGTGAAAGAAGTGCAGACTGCAGaggaaattgtaaataaaataactagcAAGAATGAGGAGGTGTATGCAAAGGAAACTGCCTTGTCTGTCGCCAAGAGTATCCAAGGTCTGCGTGCAGTCTTTGATGAA GTGTACCCTGACCCTGTTCGAGTAGTTTCTGTTGGTATTCCGGTGGAACAGTTAGAATCTGACCCCATGGGACCTGGTGGCTCCTTAACTACAGTAGAGTTTTGTGGAGGAAC GCATCTTCGAAGAGCAGGTCATATTGGACAGTTCTACATTGTGTCAGAAGAAGCCATTTCTAAGGGCATTCGTCGCATCATAGCTGTCACAGGAACTGAAGCTGCTAAG GCACAACATCGTCTGGAAGTTCTGGAGAAAGCTGTAgcagaactgaaagaaaaggTGGAGAAAAACTCAACAACAAGGGAGTGTTTGGACAAAAAGCTAAACAGGGAGATTGTGTCTTTGGATGAT gAAGTTGCACAGAGTACAATCTGTTACTGGAAGAAGGATGCAATCCGTGCTCAACTGAAGGGACTGAAGACTATTCTTGACAATTTGGATAAAGCCAGGAAGGCAGCAGTCCTCACTGAG GTTGTTGAGCAAAGCAAGCAGCTTATTGATGCGTCTCCTAACCAGAAGTATGTGGTTCATGAGTTCAAGGCTGGCTCTAATGCAAAG GCACTAGATGCAGCCATGAAGCAATACAAGACTCTCAGCCCCAGTACTTCAGCCATGTTCTTCTCAGTAGACGATGAGGCTGGCAAGATCTTGTGTATGGCCATGGTACCTAAG GATGTTGCTGACAATGGACTGACAGCAAAAGAATGGGTTGACAAGGTTGTGGGGCTCATTTCTGGAAAAGGTGGAGGCTCAAACGTCTCAGCACAAGCTACAGGATCCAACATTGCTGCACTGTCACAGGCCATGGATGTTGCCACCAAATTTGCCCAGTTAAAACTATGA
- the LOC112577110 gene encoding fatty acid 2-hydroxylase-like isoform X2, translating into MATSSGERERNSCWQAVSCKRSGIDCVYHLYERHRKQNGVAKPTSNSYFSTEDDELIDWSKPILGQVAGLGKHYFTWTHQPVDQPIRLFKSDLLELLSKCPWWLVPLTWIPVSLYLLQRSYLGLSSNTVRWNLLATEIIVTPLIIPALVALGIFLWTFFEYSIHRWIFHLNPPPKSPLLIKMHFVLHGQHHKSPMDNMRLVFPPVPASMFAAAIFGTYLLVLPVSVAQAIFAGTILGYMAYDLIHYYIHHATPHSAYFSSLKRYHVKHHFEKQQLGFGISSKLWDYPFGTLIKDTE; encoded by the exons ATGGCGACCAGCAGTGGAGAAAGAGAGCGAAACAGCTGTTGGCAGGCGGTTAGCTGTAAAAGGTCGGGTATCGACTGTGTCTATCATCTCTATGAACGTCACCGTAAACAG AATGGTGTCGCCAAGCCAACAAGCAATTCCTACTTCAGCACAGAG GATGATGAATTGATTGACTGGAGTAAGCCCATTCTAGGGCAGGTGGCAGGTCTGGGCAAACACTACTTCACCTGGACACATCAGCCTGTTGATCAGCCTATTCGCCTCTTCAAGTCCGACTTGTTGGAGCTACTGTCAAAATGTCCGTGGTGGCTTGTCCCCCTGACATGGATACCTGTATCGTTGTACCTGCTTCAAAGGTCTTACCTGGGCCTCAGCTCCAACACTGTAAGGTGGAACTTACTGGCAACAG agATCATTGTGACACCACTCATTATACCTGCATTGGTTGCACTTGGCATCTTTCTATGGACATTTTTTGAGTACTCCATTCACCGCTGGATTTTTCATCTCAACCCACCTCCTAAATCGCCGTTGCTTATTAAGATGCACTTTGTTCTTCACGGACAACACCACAAG TCTCCCATGGACAACATGCGACTTGTGTTCCCGCCAGTTCCTGCTTCAATGTTTGCAGCGGCCATCTTTGGCACATACCTCCTGGTGCTGCCTGTGTCTGTGGCCCAAGCAATTTTTGCAGGCACCATCCTTGGCTACATGGCTTATGACCTGATCCACTACTACATCCATCATGCAACACCCCACTCTGCCTATTTCAGCAGCTTGAAGCGTTATCATGTCAAACATCACTTTGAAAAACAGCAATTAG GATTTGGAATATCTTCAAAACTGTGGGACTATCCATTCGGCACACTGATAAAGGATACAGAGTGA